The genomic stretch CAAGGCCACGGAGGCGGCCGGCCCGCGGGCCGGTGAGGCGCCGGTGTGCTCCGGCCCGTTCCGCTTCACCCGCCGCGTGCAGCAGGAACGCATCGTGCTGGATCGCTTCGAGGGCTATTGGAACGCGCCGGCCATCCACCTGCAGCAGGTGGTCTACCTGCCCGTGCCCGCGCCCAATGTGCGGCTGGCCAATCTGCGCGCCGGCGCCCTGGAAATGATGGAGCGCCTGGCCCCCACTGACCTGCGGCAGGCGCGGGGGCAGCGTGGCCTGCGCGTCGAGGAAAGCACGGCGCTGGGCTATTTCACCATGTCCATCAATGTGGGCCATGGCCCGCGCGCCAGCGGCCCCTTGGGCAACCCCAAGATCCGCGAGGCGCTGGAAGCGGCCATTGACCGCCGCGCGCTGAACCAGGTGGTCTTTGACGGAACCTTCGTGCCCAGCAACCAGGCGCAGGCCCCGGGCACCGCTTTCTACAACGACGCCCATCCGGTTCCGCCGCGCGATGTCGCGCGCGCACGCCGCCTGCTGGCGGAAGCCGGCATGCCGCGCCCGAGCTTCACGCTGCTGGTGGCCAATTCCGCCGTGGACGTGCAGGTGGGTGAGGTGATCCAGGCGATGGGGGCCGAGGCTGGCTTCGACATCAGGGTCCAGGCGCTGGAAACCGGCGCGCTGAACGCGCAGACCGATCGCGGTGACTATGAAGCCGCCATCGTCATCTGGTCCGGCCGGGCCGATCCGGACGCCAATATCAGCATCTGGCTGCAATGCGAGGGCTTCATCAACTGGGGCCGGTACTGCAACCGGGGCTTCGATGATCTTCTCTCGCAAGCGCGGCAACGGACGGACACGGCGGCGCGGCAGGCCCTGTATCGCCAGGCCAGCGCCATCTACCTGGCCGAGCGCCCGCATCTGTTCCTTTACCACGCGAAGCTGTTCTGGGCGATGACGGACCGCGTCAGCGGCTTCCAGACTCACCCTGATGGCCTGATCCGCCTGCAAGGCGTGCGCCTCGCCGCGCGCTGACCGCAACCGCCGAGCGGGCGGCGCATGTACGCTGGCCCTGCCTTGCTTCGCCGGGGCAGGGCGGTCTGACTGGCGCCGCCTTTTCACATGCCTGGAGAACAGGCAGGCGGCGGAACACGGCGGGTGCGGATAGGTTGATCCTGGCCAGGGTGGCGCCTGAATTTGCCGCAGGCGCCCCTCAATCGCGAGATCGGTTCACTCTGGCCAAAGCTGCGCCGCGCCTGGCGGTGAATGCAATCCCAACGCAGTCTTGACGTTGAGCACCAGCGATCCTGTCGCTGCCCTGGACACCCGTGATATGCGGATGAGTTGGCAAGAGCTGGGGAATGGAGATCCTCGCGGTGTGATCGGCAAAATGCGCTCCCTCAATGCCCCGCGCCGGAGAAATCCATCGCCAGGCGGCAGGCCGCGACGCGCACATCACGGATGGTCGCGGGTGTATTGCGGCTGCGGCCCACGAAGCGCGGCACGCCGGCAGAAAACACCGCGCCGACCGCGGGGATATCGCCATTGCTGAGCGCTGACAGCGCATCCGCGCAGGCGCCGCCGGCGCAGGCATCCAGCAGGATCACATCGGCATCGCGGCCTTCAGCCAGGATCCCGCTGTTCAGACGATAGATGCGGGCGTTGTTGCCGGTGGCGGCCGCGATGGCGATCTCGGGCGCCATGCCGCCCAGGCTCGCCAGATGGCTGATGGTGTAGAGCATGCCGAGCGGCATGATGCCGCTGCCCGTCGGTGTGTCGGTGGCGATCAGCAGGCGATCCAACTGTCCCGCTTCTGCCAGCAGGCGTGCGGTCAGCAGGGCGGTGCGCAGATTGCCGGCGGTGCAGATCTGCAGCGCGATATCGCTTTCATGCACAAGCCGCACGAAGCCGGGCTCGGGCATGGCGACGGGTCCGCCATTCACGTGGAAGCTGACATGCGGGTGGCTGGCCA from Sediminicoccus sp. KRV36 encodes the following:
- a CDS encoding ABC transporter substrate-binding protein; this translates as MSFRFGAFMAACLMLSGLPAAAQTMRIGLQEDPDSLDPMAGTTFVGRIVFTALCDKLVDVDSNLNYVPQLATAWEWGEEGRSLTLRLREGVTFHDGEPLNADAVRYNLDRYRNTAGSRRATELRPVQAVEVVDAMTVRLRMAQPFAPLLGVLSDRAGMMLSPKATEAAGPRAGEAPVCSGPFRFTRRVQQERIVLDRFEGYWNAPAIHLQQVVYLPVPAPNVRLANLRAGALEMMERLAPTDLRQARGQRGLRVEESTALGYFTMSINVGHGPRASGPLGNPKIREALEAAIDRRALNQVVFDGTFVPSNQAQAPGTAFYNDAHPVPPRDVARARRLLAEAGMPRPSFTLLVANSAVDVQVGEVIQAMGAEAGFDIRVQALETGALNAQTDRGDYEAAIVIWSGRADPDANISIWLQCEGFINWGRYCNRGFDDLLSQARQRTDTAARQALYRQASAIYLAERPHLFLYHAKLFWAMTDRVSGFQTHPDGLIRLQGVRLAAR